From Prochlorococcus marinus XMU1419, a single genomic window includes:
- a CDS encoding bifunctional 4-hydroxy-2-oxoglutarate aldolase/2-dehydro-3-deoxy-phosphogluconate aldolase — translation MNNKEDSFSEFLKKESFFLLIKPEDNIYSNTSIRNSFFEELESLVKLGLKNIEISWSNNENWLDFVSIIKIKYPRINLGSASIINKQSIEDSLKIGLNFSMMKYWDKDLFNYAQSKNYLLIPGINNLKDFKEAINLNCNIIKIYPIKSKDSSINILNFKNIDFIAAGGLSINDLKTYKSLGYKAVVIGDKAIKNKKFDPKIYEWLKNN, via the coding sequence ATGAATAATAAAGAAGATTCTTTTTCGGAGTTCCTGAAAAAAGAGTCTTTTTTTTTACTTATAAAACCTGAAGATAATATTTACTCAAATACCTCTATAAGAAATTCATTTTTTGAAGAATTAGAAAGCCTAGTAAAATTAGGATTAAAAAATATTGAAATAAGTTGGTCTAACAACGAAAATTGGTTAGATTTTGTATCCATTATCAAAATTAAATATCCAAGAATTAATTTAGGCTCTGCCTCCATAATTAATAAGCAATCAATAGAGGATTCTTTAAAAATTGGATTAAATTTTTCGATGATGAAATATTGGGATAAAGATCTTTTCAATTATGCACAGTCAAAAAATTATTTACTTATTCCTGGAATTAATAATTTAAAGGATTTTAAGGAAGCGATAAATTTAAATTGCAACATTATCAAAATTTATCCAATAAAAAGTAAAGATAGTTCGATAAATATACTCAACTTTAAAAATATTGATTTCATCGCTGCTGGAGGACTATCAATCAATGATTTAAAAACTTATAAATCTTTAGGGTATAAAGCAGTAGTAATTGGAGATAAAGCTATCAAAAATAAAAAATTTGATCCAAAAATATATGAATGGCTTAAAAATAATTAA
- the ftsH gene encoding ATP-dependent zinc metalloprotease FtsH, whose translation MNKRWRNVGLYVLAVITVIFIGTSVFDKPSTENATKTLRYSDFIEAVQDKEISRVLISPDNATAQVVENDGSRSEVNLAPDKDLLKILTENNVDIAVTPTKLANPWQQAISSLIFPVLLIGGLFFLFRRSQSGNAGGGNPAMNFGKSKARLQMEPSTQVTFSDVAGVEGAKLELTEVVDFLKSPDRFTAVGAKIPKGVLLVGPPGTGKTLLAKAVAGEAGVPFFSISGSEFVEMFVGVGASRVRDLFEQAKKNAPCIVFIDEIDAVGRQRGAGMGGGNDEREQTLNQLLTEMDGFEGNSGIIIVAATNRPDVLDSALMRPGRFDRQVTVDRPDYAGRLQILNVHAKDKTLSKDVDLDKVARRTPGFTGADLANLLNEAAILAARKDLDKVSNDEVSDAIERVMAGPEKKDRVISDKKKELVAYHEAGHALVGALMPDYDPVAKVSIIPRGQAGGLTFFTPSEERMESGLYSRSYLQNQMAVALGGRVAEEIVYGEEEVTTGASNDLQQVANVARQMITKFGMSDKIGPVALGQSQGGMFLGRDMSSTRDFSEDTAATIDVEVSELVDIAYKRATKVLTDNRTVLDEMAQMLIERETIDTEDIQDLLNRSEVKVANYI comes from the coding sequence GTGAATAAACGTTGGAGAAACGTCGGGCTTTATGTCCTTGCCGTCATCACTGTAATTTTCATTGGTACTTCTGTTTTTGATAAACCTAGTACAGAAAATGCTACAAAGACATTAAGATACAGTGATTTTATAGAGGCTGTTCAAGATAAAGAAATTAGTAGAGTCTTAATATCTCCAGACAATGCAACGGCTCAAGTGGTTGAAAATGATGGGAGCAGATCTGAAGTTAATTTAGCCCCAGACAAAGATTTATTAAAAATTCTAACTGAAAATAATGTAGATATTGCAGTAACACCTACAAAATTAGCTAACCCATGGCAACAAGCTATTAGTAGCTTAATCTTTCCAGTTCTTTTAATAGGAGGACTATTTTTTCTTTTCAGAAGGTCTCAAAGCGGAAATGCTGGAGGTGGTAATCCAGCCATGAACTTTGGCAAAAGCAAAGCTAGGCTTCAAATGGAACCATCTACACAGGTTACTTTTTCAGATGTAGCTGGTGTTGAAGGTGCAAAATTAGAATTAACTGAAGTTGTAGATTTTCTTAAGAGCCCAGATAGATTTACTGCTGTTGGAGCAAAAATTCCAAAAGGTGTGCTTCTCGTTGGACCTCCTGGTACTGGAAAAACTCTTTTAGCTAAAGCAGTCGCAGGAGAAGCAGGTGTTCCTTTTTTCTCTATATCGGGTTCAGAATTTGTGGAAATGTTTGTAGGAGTTGGTGCAAGCAGAGTTAGAGATCTTTTTGAGCAAGCCAAAAAGAATGCTCCTTGCATAGTATTTATTGACGAAATTGATGCAGTGGGTAGACAAAGAGGCGCAGGTATGGGAGGAGGAAACGATGAAAGAGAACAAACTTTAAACCAACTTCTTACAGAAATGGATGGATTTGAAGGTAACTCTGGAATAATAATAGTTGCTGCTACTAATAGACCTGATGTTTTAGATTCAGCTCTAATGCGTCCAGGTAGATTTGATCGGCAGGTAACAGTAGATAGGCCGGATTATGCTGGAAGGCTACAAATATTAAATGTTCATGCTAAAGATAAAACACTTTCAAAAGATGTTGATCTTGATAAAGTTGCCAGAAGAACGCCAGGGTTTACAGGAGCTGATCTTGCAAATCTACTAAACGAAGCTGCAATATTAGCAGCTAGAAAAGACTTAGATAAAGTAAGTAACGATGAAGTAAGCGATGCTATTGAAAGAGTTATGGCTGGCCCAGAAAAGAAAGATAGAGTTATTAGTGACAAGAAAAAAGAATTGGTTGCTTATCATGAGGCTGGACATGCACTTGTAGGAGCATTAATGCCTGATTATGATCCTGTAGCAAAAGTTTCAATAATCCCAAGAGGTCAAGCCGGAGGCTTAACTTTCTTTACTCCAAGTGAAGAAAGAATGGAATCAGGACTTTATTCTCGTTCTTACCTTCAAAATCAAATGGCTGTAGCCCTAGGAGGGAGAGTTGCTGAAGAAATAGTCTATGGAGAAGAAGAAGTCACTACAGGAGCTTCAAATGATTTACAGCAAGTTGCCAATGTAGCTAGACAAATGATCACTAAATTTGGCATGAGTGACAAAATAGGTCCAGTCGCTCTAGGTCAATCTCAAGGTGGAATGTTTCTCGGAAGGGATATGAGCTCTACAAGAGACTTCTCTGAAGACACAGCCGCTACAATTGATGTGGAGGTTTCTGAACTTGTTGATATTGCCTATAAGAGAGCTACAAAAGTTTTAACAGACAACAGAACTGTTCTTGACGAAATGGCTCAAATGCTCATCGAAAGAGAAACTATAGATACTGAAGATATCCAAGATTTGCTTAACCGCTCAGAAGTAAAAGTCGCAAACTATATTTAA
- the sat gene encoding sulfate adenylyltransferase, translating into MKSQQKTLTDSDGLIPPYGGELKNLIIKDNHLKNDLISKAIFEFECSERNACDLELLMVGAFSPLEGFMDENSYKSVIKNNRDTSGLLFGLPIVFDSNNAEVKVGETILLTYKNQKIAVLEVSSIWEPDKSLEAELCYGTNSLDHPAVKMIFNERGRFYIGGRVYGFELPIREFPCKTPAEVRATLPSNYDVVAFQCRNPIHRAHYELFTNALLSDNVSHNSVVLVHPTCGPTQQDDIPGKVRYLTYKELEEEISDARIKWAFLPYSMHMAGPREALQHMIIRRNYGCTHFIIGRDMAGCKSSSTGEDFYGPYDAQNFANKCAGELMMQTVPSKNLVYTKEKGYITAEEAKEYNYEIMKLSGTEFRKKLRSGEPIPEWFAFKSVVDVLRNS; encoded by the coding sequence ATGAAATCACAACAAAAAACATTAACAGACTCTGATGGACTAATACCGCCTTACGGAGGGGAACTAAAAAATTTAATTATCAAAGATAATCATCTCAAAAATGATCTTATCTCTAAAGCTATCTTTGAGTTTGAATGTAGCGAGAGAAATGCATGCGACTTAGAACTCTTGATGGTAGGAGCTTTTTCTCCGTTGGAAGGTTTTATGGATGAAAATAGCTATAAATCGGTCATTAAAAATAATAGAGACACAAGCGGTTTGCTTTTTGGCTTACCAATTGTATTTGATTCAAATAATGCAGAAGTAAAAGTTGGAGAGACAATCTTGCTTACCTATAAAAACCAAAAAATTGCAGTTTTAGAAGTAAGTTCTATATGGGAGCCTGATAAATCCTTAGAGGCTGAACTTTGTTATGGTACTAATTCTTTAGATCATCCAGCTGTTAAGATGATCTTTAATGAGAGGGGTAGATTCTACATAGGTGGGAGGGTTTACGGCTTCGAATTACCAATTAGAGAATTTCCTTGCAAAACCCCTGCTGAAGTAAGAGCTACGCTGCCATCTAATTATGATGTAGTTGCATTTCAATGCAGAAATCCAATTCATAGAGCACATTATGAATTATTTACTAATGCCTTACTGTCAGATAATGTTTCTCATAATTCAGTTGTTTTAGTACATCCAACTTGTGGGCCAACTCAACAAGATGATATCCCTGGAAAAGTTAGATATTTAACCTATAAAGAGTTAGAAGAAGAAATATCTGATGCAAGGATAAAATGGGCTTTTTTACCTTATTCAATGCATATGGCAGGGCCAAGAGAAGCTCTTCAACATATGATAATAAGAAGAAATTATGGTTGCACCCATTTTATTATCGGTAGAGATATGGCTGGTTGTAAGTCATCATCAACTGGTGAAGATTTTTATGGACCATATGACGCACAGAATTTTGCAAATAAATGTGCAGGCGAGTTAATGATGCAAACTGTTCCTTCAAAAAATTTAGTTTATACCAAGGAAAAAGGATATATTACGGCTGAAGAAGCTAAGGAATACAATTATGAAATTATGAAACTTAGTGGTACAGAATTTAGGAAAAAATTGAGGAGCGGCGAACCAATTCCAGAATGGTTTGCATTTAAAAGTGTAGTAGATGTACTAAGAAACTCTTAA
- a CDS encoding photosystem II manganese-stabilizing polypeptide: protein MRIRSFLAFVISICITFAFVPVKTFAFSERGNAQFTDVVNTGKANDCPTLDSSLVGSISVGNGDSLKGICMHPTEVYVKVPGTKRKAAEFVSTKIISPRNNTTVTEVYGDIDSGTFTEKGGIDFQLITVLTPGGLEVPFAFSAKDLKADLPSSIEPGTEVSGSTFTPNYRTGDFLDPKARAKNTGVEYAQGLVALGGDDEELAKENIKVDVNGTGVITLSINNVDSDTDEFAGTFEAIQPSDTDMGSKDPLDVKIIGELYGRKA, encoded by the coding sequence ATGAGAATTCGTTCTTTCTTAGCTTTTGTTATTTCAATTTGTATAACTTTTGCTTTCGTACCTGTTAAAACATTTGCTTTTTCTGAAAGAGGAAACGCACAATTTACAGATGTTGTGAACACAGGTAAAGCTAATGATTGTCCTACATTAGACTCATCTCTTGTCGGATCAATATCTGTAGGAAATGGAGATAGCCTTAAAGGAATATGCATGCATCCAACAGAAGTTTATGTAAAAGTGCCAGGGACGAAAAGAAAAGCTGCAGAATTTGTTTCTACAAAAATTATTAGCCCCAGAAATAACACCACAGTTACAGAAGTTTATGGAGATATAGATTCAGGAACTTTTACCGAAAAAGGTGGTATCGATTTTCAACTTATTACAGTCTTAACTCCTGGTGGCTTAGAGGTCCCATTTGCATTCTCAGCAAAAGATCTTAAAGCTGATTTACCTTCATCTATTGAGCCAGGAACCGAAGTTAGTGGTTCAACATTTACACCTAACTACAGAACTGGTGATTTTCTAGATCCTAAAGCAAGAGCAAAAAATACTGGAGTTGAATATGCTCAAGGTTTAGTTGCATTAGGAGGAGATGATGAAGAACTTGCCAAGGAAAATATCAAAGTTGATGTAAATGGTACAGGGGTTATCACTCTTTCAATAAATAATGTGGATTCTGACACAGACGAATTTGCAGGCACTTTTGAAGCTATCCAACCTTCAGATACAGACATGGGATCAAAAGATCCACTTGATGTAAAAATAATCGGAGAGCTTTACGGAAGAAAGGCATAA
- the coaBC gene encoding bifunctional phosphopantothenoylcysteine decarboxylase/phosphopantothenate--cysteine ligase CoaBC, protein MKTKNKNYKTKVLLLITGSIAAVRIPLLVSQLAKENYEIKCVLSKNAEKLIKPLSLSILSRNPCILEEDQWSNIQSKPLHIELCNWADILIIAPLTATTLSKWVTGNADGLIPSILMANIKPIIVAPAMNTQMWLNKAVQKNYKNLQNYENVLSLQPSEGLLACDAIGIGKIPPNDLIQLALEFITSQNQNTYHKDLLNKKILITGGCTSEKVDSARHITNKSSGAMGLMLSQVARFRGAQVRYVHGPLKIDKDLTDGIQRYEIETSDDLIKVINNEISNCDYFFMNAAVSDFKMFSDHSAKIPKNKINDHLIKNFELVPDILKKISESKKDNQVFVGFCAFTGSIEEAKIIIKKKIIQKGCDYLFANPIDLKGQGFGYLAQNEGWLFDKKNIEHHIKKTSKIDLANKLITKIISQKD, encoded by the coding sequence ATGAAAACTAAAAATAAGAACTATAAAACAAAGGTTCTTTTACTAATAACAGGGAGTATTGCAGCTGTAAGAATTCCATTATTAGTTAGCCAATTAGCGAAAGAGAATTATGAAATCAAATGCGTTTTATCTAAAAATGCAGAGAAATTGATAAAACCGCTTTCTCTTTCTATTTTAAGTAGAAACCCTTGTATTTTAGAAGAAGATCAATGGTCTAATATTCAATCAAAACCTCTTCATATAGAACTTTGCAACTGGGCTGATATTTTAATTATTGCACCTTTAACTGCGACAACATTATCAAAATGGGTAACTGGGAATGCAGATGGATTGATTCCAAGTATTTTAATGGCAAATATTAAGCCAATTATTGTTGCACCAGCAATGAATACTCAAATGTGGCTTAATAAAGCTGTTCAAAAAAATTATAAAAATTTACAAAATTATGAAAATGTTTTGTCTTTACAACCAAGTGAAGGTCTCTTAGCATGCGATGCTATTGGTATCGGCAAGATACCTCCAAATGATCTAATTCAATTAGCTCTTGAATTTATAACTTCACAAAATCAAAATACTTATCATAAAGATTTACTCAATAAAAAAATTTTAATAACTGGAGGGTGCACTTCTGAAAAGGTTGACTCCGCAAGACATATCACTAACAAAAGTTCTGGAGCAATGGGCTTAATGCTCTCTCAAGTAGCAAGATTCAGAGGGGCGCAAGTACGATATGTTCATGGGCCTCTGAAAATTGATAAAGATCTTACTGATGGAATTCAAAGATATGAAATTGAAACTAGTGATGATTTGATTAAGGTAATCAATAATGAAATTTCGAATTGTGATTATTTTTTTATGAATGCAGCAGTATCTGATTTTAAGATGTTCTCAGATCATTCAGCTAAAATTCCAAAAAATAAAATTAATGATCATTTGATTAAAAATTTTGAATTAGTCCCAGATATTTTAAAAAAAATTAGTGAATCAAAAAAAGATAATCAAGTTTTTGTTGGTTTTTGCGCTTTTACAGGATCTATTGAAGAAGCAAAAATAATAATCAAAAAAAAGATTATTCAAAAAGGTTGTGATTATTTATTTGCAAATCCAATAGATCTTAAAGGGCAGGGATTTGGTTATTTAGCTCAAAACGAAGGTTGGCTATTCGATAAAAAAAATATAGAACATCATATAAAAAAAACATCAAAAATTGATTTAGCAAATAAATTGATTACTAAAATCATTTCACAAAAAGATTAA
- the isiD gene encoding protein IsiD, with translation MSEELVNSFNEEMTLELAKRLEDDNYTSPFDGLNDWHLLRALAINRPELTSDYIHLLDQEPFDEN, from the coding sequence ATAAGTGAAGAGCTAGTAAATTCATTTAACGAAGAAATGACCCTTGAGCTCGCAAAAAGGCTAGAGGATGATAACTATACTTCCCCATTTGATGGTTTAAATGACTGGCATCTATTGAGGGCTCTTGCAATAAATAGACCTGAATTAACATCTGACTATATACACCTCCTTGATCAGGAACCTTTCGATGAAAACTAA
- a CDS encoding DUF565 domain-containing protein gives MVFKPQKTKFQLKIVENIKTLSFWASNPWRRYSISLITILIGYFFGSSLGMVSAVVELMDPVAAFLAVIFIEILIVLRRNFRFERKKKFLVLLLDSLRLGLFYGFFTESLKLL, from the coding sequence ATGGTTTTTAAACCTCAAAAAACAAAATTTCAATTAAAGATTGTAGAAAATATTAAGACATTAAGTTTTTGGGCTTCTAATCCGTGGCGCAGATACTCAATATCGTTAATTACAATATTAATTGGCTACTTTTTTGGAAGTTCTCTCGGTATGGTAAGCGCCGTTGTAGAACTCATGGATCCAGTAGCTGCTTTTTTAGCAGTAATTTTTATTGAAATTTTAATAGTTCTAAGAAGAAATTTTCGATTTGAAAGGAAAAAAAAATTTTTGGTACTTTTATTGGATTCTTTAAGATTAGGATTATTCTATGGCTTCTTTACTGAAAGTCTTAAATTACTATAA
- a CDS encoding aspartate carbamoyltransferase catalytic subunit: MQIWPHKHIHTLANFSIQDYESVFELADRFDALKNAETKKIPALQGTLVTSLFFEPSTRTKNSFELAAKRLSADVQTFAPSSSSLIKGETIIDTAITYSAMGADTLIIRHSSSYITFDIAKKLDSINSNTSVLNAGDGLHSHPSQGLLDTYTLIKFFSKNTLNSEVLNSKKILIIGDVNHSRVARSNLWALSAFGADIILCGPKTLIPDEFINFFKNPTVPTQLEDPVKSRGSITISRTLEESIKIADAIIVLRLQKERMMENLLSSIDSYSSDYGLTSEKLSLNSREIPILHPGPINRDIEISSEVVDEYPNCLINNQVANGIPIRMALLYLLKKYNK; encoded by the coding sequence ATGCAAATTTGGCCTCATAAACATATCCACACACTTGCAAATTTTTCAATTCAAGATTATGAGTCAGTATTTGAATTAGCAGATAGATTTGATGCACTAAAAAATGCAGAGACAAAAAAAATACCAGCCTTACAAGGAACTTTGGTAACTTCTTTGTTTTTTGAACCTAGTACAAGAACTAAAAATAGCTTTGAACTTGCAGCAAAAAGGCTATCTGCTGATGTACAAACATTTGCGCCATCATCTAGTTCTTTGATAAAAGGCGAAACAATAATTGATACAGCCATAACGTATTCTGCTATGGGGGCTGATACATTAATCATAAGACATTCATCAAGCTATATAACCTTTGACATCGCTAAAAAACTTGATTCAATAAATTCCAATACTTCAGTTCTTAACGCCGGCGATGGATTACATAGTCACCCGAGTCAAGGACTGCTCGACACATATACATTAATAAAATTCTTTTCCAAAAACACTCTGAATTCAGAGGTTTTAAATTCCAAAAAGATTTTAATAATTGGTGACGTTAATCATTCAAGGGTTGCAAGATCAAATCTTTGGGCTTTGAGTGCATTTGGTGCAGACATAATATTATGTGGCCCGAAGACATTAATACCTGATGAATTTATCAATTTTTTTAAAAACCCAACTGTGCCAACTCAATTAGAAGATCCTGTAAAATCCCGAGGCTCCATAACAATATCCCGAACATTAGAAGAATCAATAAAAATTGCTGATGCAATAATTGTTTTAAGACTCCAGAAAGAGAGAATGATGGAGAATTTACTAAGCAGTATTGATTCATACAGTTCGGATTATGGCTTAACCTCAGAAAAATTATCTTTGAATAGTAGAGAAATTCCTATCCTTCATCCTGGACCAATTAACAGAGACATTGAAATAAGTAGTGAAGTAGTTGATGAATATCCTAATTGCTTAATCAATAATCAAGTAGCAAATGGTATTCCAATAAGAATGGCATTACTTTATCTATTAAAAAAATACAACAAATAA
- a CDS encoding DNA-3-methyladenine glycosylase, with protein MLDKYLKIEEVLFPKNFFCRHSKLVAPDLIGCYLIKQKNKKDQVKGMIVETEAYSQEEEACHGYRKKTKSNNSLFGKPGTFYIYKSYGIHHCLNIVTDKENFASGVLIRAVYIPKKNERLASGPGLVTKTFGLDLSFNAHEVLNNKSLWISQRDSNLEEKDLIQTTRIGISRAKNIKWRWYLKNSRSVSKRLKGDRTPKFK; from the coding sequence GTGTTAGATAAATATTTAAAAATAGAAGAAGTCTTATTTCCAAAAAATTTTTTTTGTCGGCACTCTAAACTTGTTGCCCCTGATTTAATAGGCTGTTACCTCATAAAACAAAAAAATAAAAAAGATCAAGTTAAGGGGATGATTGTTGAAACTGAAGCTTATTCTCAGGAAGAAGAAGCCTGTCATGGCTACCGAAAAAAAACTAAATCAAATAATTCATTATTTGGCAAACCTGGGACATTTTATATTTATAAATCTTATGGCATACATCATTGTTTAAACATAGTTACTGACAAAGAAAATTTTGCGAGTGGTGTATTAATCAGGGCAGTTTATATCCCTAAAAAGAATGAAAGATTAGCTTCTGGACCTGGCCTAGTTACTAAGACATTCGGATTAGACTTATCATTTAACGCCCATGAAGTTCTTAACAACAAATCTTTATGGATTTCTCAAAGAGACTCAAATCTAGAAGAAAAAGATCTTATTCAAACCACAAGAATTGGCATATCAAGGGCAAAAAATATAAAATGGCGTTGGTATCTCAAAAATAGTAGAAGTGTAAGTAAAAGATTAAAAGGTGACAGAACACCTAAATTTAAATAA
- the gatC gene encoding Asp-tRNA(Asn)/Glu-tRNA(Gln) amidotransferase subunit GatC — protein sequence MTKITNEEVKKVAHLARLELNEDEINNHAEQLEKILEYIKQLEKIDTNDVPCTTRAIEVTNVFRKDEKKNSDCSEELLALGPSREDKYFKVPKIISE from the coding sequence ATGACAAAAATAACTAATGAGGAAGTTAAAAAAGTTGCTCATCTAGCAAGATTAGAATTGAATGAGGATGAAATTAATAACCACGCAGAACAATTAGAAAAAATATTGGAATATATTAAACAACTTGAGAAAATTGATACAAATGATGTGCCATGCACAACAAGAGCTATAGAAGTTACAAATGTGTTTAGAAAAGATGAAAAGAAAAATTCCGATTGCTCTGAGGAGCTTTTAGCATTGGGTCCATCCAGAGAAGATAAATACTTTAAAGTCCCAAAAATCATAAGTGAATGA
- a CDS encoding fatty acid desaturase: MKNYVDPPSFWNPTLGLFFGGYFLAFLSIWQWYRGVWPLPLLVATAFLALHIEGTVIHDACHKAAHPVPWINQAMGHGSAILLGFSFPVFTRVHLQHHIHVNHPKNDPDHIVSTFGPIWLIAPRFFYHEVFFFQRKLWRKYELLQWGIERSIFITIILAGMKFDFMNLIYNLWFGPALMVGVTLGIFFDYLPHRPFRSRNKWINSRVYPSKFMNLLIMGQNYHLIHHLWPSIPWFEYKAAYEKTKPLLDVKGSPQRVGIFESKEDIFNFIYDLLIGVRSHRKKRGKIRKIINLYPGYKIKKFLLRIVNKTFIGSS, from the coding sequence ATTAAAAATTACGTAGATCCGCCAAGTTTTTGGAATCCAACATTAGGTCTTTTTTTTGGTGGTTATTTTCTCGCTTTTCTTAGTATATGGCAATGGTATAGAGGTGTTTGGCCCCTACCTTTGCTTGTAGCCACTGCCTTTTTAGCTTTACATATAGAAGGTACTGTAATCCATGATGCATGTCATAAGGCCGCTCACCCTGTTCCTTGGATAAATCAAGCGATGGGCCACGGCTCTGCAATACTCTTGGGATTTAGTTTCCCAGTGTTTACAAGAGTACACCTACAACATCATATTCATGTAAATCATCCAAAAAATGATCCTGATCATATTGTCAGTACTTTTGGCCCTATTTGGCTTATTGCCCCAAGATTTTTTTATCATGAAGTATTTTTCTTCCAAAGAAAACTTTGGCGAAAATATGAATTATTACAGTGGGGAATAGAAAGATCGATCTTTATAACAATAATCTTGGCAGGAATGAAATTTGACTTTATGAATCTAATTTATAATTTATGGTTCGGACCAGCATTAATGGTGGGGGTTACACTGGGAATATTTTTTGATTATCTGCCTCATAGACCTTTTCGATCAAGAAACAAATGGATTAATTCTCGTGTTTATCCAAGCAAATTTATGAATTTATTGATAATGGGTCAAAATTATCATCTCATTCATCATCTTTGGCCTTCAATTCCTTGGTTTGAATACAAAGCAGCTTATGAAAAAACCAAACCATTATTGGATGTTAAAGGATCTCCTCAAAGAGTTGGGATATTTGAAAGTAAAGAAGACATTTTTAACTTCATTTATGATTTATTAATTGGTGTAAGAAGTCATAGAAAAAAAAGGGGGAAGATAAGAAAAATTATAAATTTATATCCAGGATATAAAATAAAAAAATTTCTACTAAGGATTGTCAATAAAACATTTATTGGTAGCAGCTAA